A genomic stretch from Dama dama isolate Ldn47 chromosome 10, ASM3311817v1, whole genome shotgun sequence includes:
- the MYL11 gene encoding myosin regulatory light chain 11 — protein sequence MAPKKAKRRAAAEGGSSSVFSMFDQTQIQEFKEAFTVIDQNRDGIIDKEDLRDTFAAMGRLNVKNEELDAMMKEASGPINFTVFLNMFGEKLKGADPEDVITGAFKVLDPEGKGTIKKQFLEELLTTQCDRFSQEEMRNMWAAFPPDVGGNVDYKNICYVITHGDAKDQE from the exons ATG GCACCCAAGAAGGCCAAGAGAAGGGCAGCGGCAGAGGGCGGAAGCTCCAGTGTCTTCTCCATGTTTGATCAGACCCAAATCCAGGAGTTCAAGGAG GCCTTCACAGTAATTGACCAGAACCGGGATGGCATTATTGACAAGGAAGACCTGCGGGACACTTTTGCAGCCATGG GGCGTCTCAATGTGAAGAACGAGGAGCTAGACGCCATGATGAAGGAAGCCAGTGGGCCCATCAACTTCACTGTCTTCCTGAACATGTTTGGGGAGAAGCTCAAAG GTGCCGACCCTGAGGATGTGATCACTGGAGCCTTCAAGGTCTTAGACCctgaggggaaaggcaccatcaaGAAGCAATT CCTGGAGGAGCTGCTGACCACGCAGTGTGACCGCTTCTCCCAGGAAGAG ATGAGGAACATGTGGGCTGCCTTCCCCCCCGACGTGGGCGGCAACGTAGACTACAAGAACATCTGCTACGTCATCACGCATGGCGACGCCAAGGACCAGGAGTAG